A portion of the Pseudomonas protegens CHA0 genome contains these proteins:
- a CDS encoding DUF924 family protein: protein MSAPWQPLLDWWFGSAEKPAEIVAAKGRLWFGKRDSQDLEARQRFAGLVEQALAGGLTEWAQSPQGWLAMVLLLDQLPRMIYRDTPKAFAGDLRAQALVAQGIAADFDRRLPAMQRCFIYLVFEHCENLAVQNESVSRFTALHDEQPADERAVFADNLDYAERHQKVIARFGRFPHRNAILGRESTAEELAFLREPGSRF, encoded by the coding sequence ATGAGCGCGCCCTGGCAGCCTCTGCTTGATTGGTGGTTCGGTTCAGCCGAAAAGCCGGCGGAGATTGTCGCTGCCAAGGGCCGGTTGTGGTTCGGCAAGCGCGACAGCCAGGACCTCGAAGCGCGTCAGCGTTTCGCCGGCCTGGTGGAGCAGGCCCTGGCTGGCGGTTTGACCGAATGGGCGCAAAGCCCCCAAGGTTGGCTGGCCATGGTGCTGTTGCTCGACCAACTGCCACGGATGATCTATCGCGACACTCCCAAGGCATTTGCCGGCGACCTGCGTGCCCAGGCACTGGTGGCCCAGGGTATCGCCGCGGATTTTGACCGGCGCCTGCCGGCCATGCAGCGCTGCTTCATCTACCTGGTGTTCGAGCACTGCGAAAACCTGGCGGTGCAGAACGAGAGCGTTTCACGCTTTACCGCCCTGCACGATGAACAGCCAGCGGACGAGCGTGCAGTGTTTGCCGACAACCTGGACTACGCCGAACGGCACCAGAAAGTCATTGCCCGCTTTGGGCGCTTCCCCCATCGCAATGCCATCCTGGGCCGCGAATCCACGGCCGAGGAACTGGCTTTCCTGCGCGAGCCCGGTTCGCGTTTTTAA
- a CDS encoding methyl-accepting chemotaxis protein gives MFNSDQQASRTSSVAAAINQLGAAAQEIAQNAALASQHSSDARSLAEDGQQVVDKTIAAMHQLSAKISSSCDNIETLNSSTVNIGQILEVITSISQQTNLLALNAAIEAARAGEAGRGFAVVADEVRNLAHRTQDSAQQVQKMIEELQVGAREAVGTMTESQRESENSVGIANQAGERLGSVTQRIGEIDGMNQSVATATEEQTAVVESINVDITEINTLNQEGVENLQATLRACADLEQQAKRLQHLVGSFRI, from the coding sequence ATGTTCAACTCCGACCAGCAGGCCTCGCGCACCAGCAGCGTGGCCGCAGCCATCAACCAGCTGGGCGCCGCCGCCCAGGAAATCGCCCAGAACGCAGCCCTGGCCTCGCAGCACTCCAGCGACGCCCGCAGCCTGGCGGAAGACGGCCAGCAGGTAGTGGACAAGACCATCGCCGCGATGCACCAGCTGTCGGCCAAGATCAGCAGTTCCTGCGACAACATCGAAACCCTCAACAGCAGCACGGTGAACATCGGGCAGATTCTGGAAGTGATCACCAGCATCTCCCAGCAGACCAACCTGCTGGCCCTCAACGCCGCCATCGAAGCCGCCCGCGCCGGTGAAGCCGGGCGCGGCTTCGCAGTGGTAGCGGACGAGGTGCGCAACCTCGCCCACCGCACCCAGGATTCGGCGCAGCAAGTGCAGAAGATGATCGAGGAACTGCAGGTAGGCGCCCGTGAAGCGGTGGGCACCATGACCGAAAGCCAGCGCGAGAGCGAGAACAGCGTGGGCATTGCCAACCAGGCCGGCGAGCGCCTGGGCAGCGTGACCCAGCGCATCGGCGAGATCGACGGCATGAACCAGTCGGTGGCCACCGCCACCGAGGAGCAGACCGCCGTGGTGGAGTCGATCAACGTCGACATCACCGAGATCAACACCCTCAACCAGGAAGGCGTGGAAAACCTCCAGGCCACCTTGCGCGCCTGCGCCGACCTGGAGCAGCAGGCCAAGCGCCTGCAGCATCTGGTGGGCAGTTTCCGTATTTAA
- a CDS encoding lipocalin family protein, with the protein MMRFAVTLLVGLLLAGCATSRDDSLAPKTVNHVDLKRYQGTWYELARLPMYFQRNCAQSEARYTLLPEGNVAVLNRCLTPEWKWEEARGTATPQVPGKTDKLWVEFDNWFSRLLPGATKGDYWVLYVSDDYKTAIVGNPNRRYLWLLSRTKEVNETVREELLSKARQQGYDTTRLIWRVSDSAMAKTSK; encoded by the coding sequence ATGATGCGTTTTGCTGTCACTCTTCTGGTCGGCCTGCTCTTGGCCGGCTGCGCCACGTCCCGGGACGATTCGCTGGCGCCCAAGACCGTCAACCACGTCGATCTCAAGCGTTATCAGGGCACCTGGTACGAGCTGGCGCGGTTGCCCATGTACTTCCAGCGCAACTGTGCGCAATCCGAGGCTCGCTATACCCTGCTGCCGGAGGGCAACGTGGCGGTGCTCAATCGCTGCCTGACGCCGGAATGGAAATGGGAAGAGGCCCGTGGTACGGCCACGCCTCAAGTGCCGGGCAAGACCGACAAGCTGTGGGTGGAGTTCGATAACTGGTTCTCGCGGCTGCTGCCGGGCGCTACCAAGGGCGACTACTGGGTGTTGTACGTCAGTGATGACTACAAGACCGCGATTGTCGGCAACCCGAACCGCCGTTACCTGTGGCTGCTGTCGCGGACCAAGGAGGTCAACGAAACGGTGCGCGAGGAACTGCTGAGCAAGGCTCGCCAGCAGGGGTATGACACCACGCGGCTGATCTGGCGGGTGTCGGACTCGGCCATGGCCAAGACCTCGAAATAA
- a CDS encoding formimidoylglutamate deiminase — protein MSAFFAERALLPDGWANHVRLEVSANGQLTQIQANASADGAERLKGPLLPGMPNLHSHAFQRAMAGLAEVAGNPNDSFWTWRDLMYRLVGKINPEQLEVIARQLYIEMLKAGYTSVAEFHYVHHDSDGKPYADPAELSRRISQAAAGSGIGLTLLPVLYSHAGFGGQAPNDGQRRFINSTENYLKLQQHLQPLLAQQANQQLGLCFHSLRAVTPQQISEVLAASDRHCPVHIHIAEQQKEVDDCLSWSGRRPLQWLYENVAVDQRWCLVHATHANPEEVSLMARSRAIAGLCLTTEANLGDGIFPAVDFLAQGGRLGIGSDSHVSLSVVEELRWLEYGQRLRDQRRNRLYRADQPMVGRTLYDAALDGGAQALGQGIGALAVGTRADWLVLDGNDPYLATADGDGILNRWLFAGGDRQVRDVMVGGQWVVRDGRHAAEEDSSRAFTQVLRDLLN, from the coding sequence ATGTCCGCCTTTTTCGCCGAACGTGCACTGCTGCCTGATGGCTGGGCCAACCATGTACGCCTTGAAGTCAGCGCTAACGGCCAACTGACACAGATCCAGGCCAACGCCAGCGCAGACGGCGCGGAACGGCTCAAGGGCCCGCTGCTGCCGGGCATGCCCAACCTGCACTCCCATGCATTCCAGCGGGCCATGGCCGGGCTGGCGGAAGTGGCCGGCAACCCCAATGACAGCTTCTGGACCTGGCGCGACCTGATGTACCGCCTGGTGGGCAAGATCAATCCCGAGCAGTTGGAAGTCATCGCCCGGCAGCTGTATATCGAAATGCTCAAGGCCGGCTACACCTCGGTAGCTGAATTCCACTACGTGCATCACGACAGCGACGGCAAGCCCTACGCCGACCCCGCCGAACTGTCCCGCCGCATCAGCCAGGCCGCCGCCGGCAGCGGTATCGGCCTGACCCTGCTGCCAGTGCTCTACAGCCACGCAGGCTTTGGTGGCCAGGCACCGAATGACGGCCAGCGCCGCTTCATCAACAGCACCGAAAACTACCTCAAGCTGCAACAGCACTTGCAGCCGCTGCTGGCGCAGCAGGCCAACCAGCAACTGGGCCTGTGCTTTCACTCGTTGCGAGCGGTCACGCCACAGCAGATCAGCGAAGTGCTGGCTGCCAGTGATCGCCATTGCCCGGTGCATATCCACATCGCCGAGCAGCAGAAGGAAGTCGACGACTGCCTGAGCTGGAGCGGCCGGCGTCCATTGCAGTGGCTGTATGAAAACGTCGCGGTGGATCAGCGCTGGTGCCTGGTCCACGCCACCCACGCCAACCCCGAGGAAGTCAGCCTCATGGCCAGAAGCCGGGCCATCGCCGGCCTGTGCCTGACCACCGAGGCCAACCTGGGCGACGGTATTTTCCCGGCGGTGGACTTCCTGGCCCAGGGCGGGCGCCTGGGCATCGGCTCCGACAGCCATGTGTCCTTGAGCGTGGTGGAAGAACTGCGCTGGCTGGAGTACGGCCAGCGCCTGCGGGACCAGCGCCGCAACCGCCTGTACCGCGCCGACCAGCCCATGGTCGGCCGGACCCTGTACGACGCCGCGCTGGATGGCGGGGCCCAGGCCCTGGGACAAGGCATTGGCGCCCTGGCCGTGGGTACCCGCGCCGACTGGCTGGTGCTGGATGGCAACGACCCCTACCTGGCCACCGCCGACGGCGACGGGATTCTCAACCGCTGGCTGTTCGCCGGCGGCGACCGTCAGGTGCGCGATGTGATGGTGGGTGGGCAGTGGGTCGTGCGCGACGGGCGTCACGCCGCCGAAGAAGACAGCAGCCGGGCCTTCACCCAGGTCCTGCGTGACCTGCTCAACTAA
- the hutC gene encoding histidine utilization repressor gives MPTPPAKSPLAAHLGDSPAPLYARVKQMITQQIESGNWPPHYRVPSESELVNQLGFSRMTINRALREMTAEGMLVRMQGVGTFVAEPKSQSALFEVHNIADEIASRGHRHTCQVITLGEEAAGSERALALDMREGQKVFHSLIVHFENDIPVQIEDRFVNALVAPEYLKQDFTLQTPYAYLSQVAPLTEGEHVVEAILAEAEECRLLQIERGEPCLLIRRRTWSGRQPVTAARLIHPGSRHRLEGRFHK, from the coding sequence GTGCCGACTCCGCCTGCCAAATCGCCGCTGGCTGCCCACTTGGGCGATAGTCCGGCGCCCTTGTACGCCCGCGTCAAACAGATGATCACCCAGCAGATCGAGAGCGGAAACTGGCCGCCGCACTACCGTGTTCCCTCGGAAAGCGAGCTGGTCAATCAGCTGGGTTTCAGCCGCATGACCATCAACCGCGCGCTGCGCGAGATGACGGCCGAAGGCATGCTGGTGCGGATGCAGGGCGTGGGCACTTTCGTCGCCGAACCCAAGAGCCAGTCCGCCCTGTTCGAAGTGCACAACATTGCCGACGAGATCGCGTCTCGCGGTCATCGCCACACCTGCCAGGTGATCACCCTGGGCGAGGAGGCCGCCGGTTCCGAGCGTGCCCTGGCCCTGGACATGCGTGAAGGGCAGAAGGTCTTCCACTCGCTGATCGTGCATTTCGAGAACGACATCCCGGTGCAGATCGAGGACCGTTTCGTCAACGCCCTGGTGGCGCCGGAGTACCTCAAGCAGGACTTCACCCTGCAGACTCCCTACGCCTATCTGTCCCAGGTCGCGCCCCTGACCGAGGGCGAGCATGTGGTGGAGGCGATTCTCGCCGAAGCCGAAGAATGCCGGCTGCTGCAGATCGAGCGGGGCGAGCCTTGCCTGCTGATTCGCCGTCGCACCTGGTCCGGGCGCCAGCCGGTGACCGCCGCGCGGCTGATCCACCCCGGTTCCCGTCATCGTCTGGAAGGGCGCTTTCACAAATGA
- a CDS encoding HutD family protein, producing MIQLTHLRAADYPRMPWKNGGGSTEEIARDTGDGLDGFGWRLSIADIAESGGFSSFAGYQRVITVLQGAGMQLTIDGEDVRPLLPLDAFAFSGASQVDCTLLEGAIRDFNLIYCPQRYVARLQWLDGQQRFFTQAHTLLLFSAAEQAWVDTGSAPVQALGRYDCLRLEGNRGLLEVALDGLCCVIELTAR from the coding sequence ATGATCCAGCTCACCCATCTGCGTGCCGCCGACTACCCACGCATGCCCTGGAAAAACGGTGGAGGCAGCACCGAAGAGATTGCCCGGGATACCGGTGACGGCCTGGACGGTTTCGGCTGGCGCCTGTCGATTGCCGATATCGCCGAGTCCGGCGGGTTTTCCAGTTTTGCCGGTTACCAGCGGGTCATCACCGTGCTCCAGGGCGCGGGCATGCAACTGACCATCGATGGCGAGGATGTGCGGCCGCTGTTGCCTCTGGACGCCTTTGCCTTCAGCGGCGCCAGCCAGGTCGATTGCACATTGCTGGAGGGGGCGATCCGCGACTTCAACCTGATCTATTGCCCACAGCGCTACGTCGCCCGTTTGCAGTGGCTCGATGGCCAGCAGCGGTTTTTCACCCAGGCGCACACCTTGTTGTTGTTCAGTGCTGCCGAGCAAGCCTGGGTGGATACCGGTAGCGCACCGGTGCAAGCACTGGGGCGTTATGACTGCCTGCGCCTGGAAGGCAATCGCGGGCTGCTGGAAGTCGCCCTGGACGGGCTGTGCTGCGTGATCGAACTCACCGCCCGCTGA
- the hutU gene encoding urocanate hydratase, which yields MTDSKPTKYRNVEIRAARGNKLTAKSWLTEAPLRMLMNNLDPEVAENPKELVVYGGIGRAARNWECYDKIVEALTHLNDDETLLVQSGKPVGVFKTHSNAPRVLIANSNLVPHWASWEHFNELDAKGLAMYGQMTAGSWIYIGSQGIVQGTYETFVEAGRQHYDSNLKGRWVLTAGLGGMGGAQPLAATLAGACSLNIECQQTSIDFRLKTRYVDEQATDLDDALARIKKYTAEGRAISIALCGNAAEILPELVRRGVRPDMVTDQTSAHDPLNGYLPKGWTWEQYRDRAQTEPAAVIKAAKQSMAVHVQAMLDFQKMGVPTFDYGNNIRQMAQEEGVENAFDFPGFVPAYIRPLFCRGIGPFRWAALSGDPQDIYKTDAKVKELIPDDAHLHNWLDMARERISFQGLPARICWVGLGLRAKLGLAFNEMVRSGELSAPIVIGRDHLDSGSVASPNRETESMQDGSDAVSDWPLLNALLNTASGATWVSLHHGGGVGMGFSQHSGMVIVCDGTDEAAERIARVLHNDPATGVMRHADAGYQIAIDCAKEQGLNLPMITGK from the coding sequence GTGACCGACAGCAAGCCAACTAAATACCGTAACGTCGAAATCCGTGCTGCACGCGGCAACAAGCTGACCGCCAAGAGCTGGCTGACCGAAGCGCCGCTGCGCATGCTGATGAACAACCTCGACCCGGAAGTTGCCGAGAATCCCAAGGAACTGGTGGTGTACGGCGGCATCGGCCGCGCGGCGCGCAACTGGGAGTGCTACGACAAGATCGTCGAGGCCCTGACCCATCTGAATGACGACGAAACCCTGCTGGTGCAGTCCGGCAAGCCGGTGGGCGTGTTCAAGACCCACAGCAACGCCCCGCGGGTACTGATCGCCAACTCCAACCTGGTGCCGCACTGGGCCAGCTGGGAACACTTCAACGAACTGGATGCCAAGGGCCTGGCCATGTACGGCCAGATGACCGCCGGCAGCTGGATCTACATCGGCAGCCAGGGCATCGTCCAGGGCACCTATGAAACCTTCGTCGAAGCCGGCCGCCAGCATTACGATTCCAACCTCAAGGGCCGTTGGGTGCTGACTGCCGGTCTGGGTGGCATGGGCGGTGCCCAGCCACTGGCCGCGACCCTGGCCGGAGCCTGCTCGCTGAACATCGAGTGCCAGCAGACCAGCATCGACTTCCGCCTCAAGACCCGCTACGTCGACGAGCAGGCCACCGACCTGGACGACGCCCTGGCGCGGATCAAGAAATACACCGCCGAAGGCCGTGCCATCTCCATTGCCCTGTGCGGCAACGCTGCCGAGATCCTGCCGGAACTGGTACGCCGCGGCGTGCGCCCGGACATGGTCACCGACCAGACCAGCGCCCACGACCCGCTGAACGGCTACCTGCCCAAGGGCTGGACCTGGGAGCAGTACCGTGACCGCGCCCAGACCGAGCCGGCGGCGGTGATCAAGGCGGCCAAGCAGTCCATGGCCGTGCACGTCCAAGCCATGCTGGACTTCCAGAAAATGGGGGTTCCGACCTTCGACTACGGCAACAACATCCGCCAGATGGCCCAGGAAGAGGGCGTGGAAAACGCTTTCGACTTCCCCGGCTTCGTCCCGGCCTATATCCGTCCGCTGTTCTGCCGTGGCATCGGCCCGTTCCGCTGGGCGGCGCTGTCCGGCGACCCGCAGGACATCTACAAGACCGACGCCAAGGTCAAGGAACTGATCCCCGACGACGCCCACCTGCACAACTGGCTGGACATGGCGCGCGAGCGCATCAGCTTCCAGGGCTTGCCGGCACGGATCTGCTGGGTTGGCCTGGGCCTGCGCGCCAAGCTCGGCCTGGCCTTCAACGAAATGGTCCGCAGCGGCGAGCTGTCGGCACCGATCGTCATCGGTCGCGACCACCTGGACTCCGGTTCCGTGGCCAGCCCGAACCGTGAAACCGAATCCATGCAGGACGGTTCCGATGCCGTATCCGACTGGCCGCTGCTCAATGCCCTGTTGAACACCGCCAGTGGCGCGACCTGGGTTTCCCTGCACCACGGCGGCGGCGTCGGCATGGGCTTCTCCCAGCATTCGGGGATGGTGATCGTCTGCGACGGCACCGATGAAGCGGCCGAGCGTATTGCCCGGGTGCTGCACAACGACCCGGCCACTGGGGTGATGCGTCACGCCGATGCCGGCTACCAGATCGCCATCGATTGCGCCAAGGAACAGGGCCTGAATCTGCCGATGATCACCGGCAAGTAA
- a CDS encoding purine-cytosine permease family protein, with the protein MALANDRASNKPLIERRSIDYIPEAERHGRLLSQFTLWLGANLQITAIVTGALAVVLGGDVFWSLIGLLVGQLLGGGVMALHAAQGPQLGLPQMISSRVQFGVYGAVIPLVLVCLMYVGFSASGSLLAGQAVAQLLHVEDWAGILLFAGSIMVFTIFGYRVIHGIGRIASVLGVVAFIYLFYKLLAGNDIAALLGNKHFSLASFLLAVSLSASWQIAFGPYVADYSRYLPRSTSAAKTFWAVGLGSVIGAQAAMVFGVFAAALAGSQFAHHEVSFIVSLGGTGIVAGLLYFAVAFGKVTVTTLNAYGSFMSIATIISGFRGSRHIGSGVRLFYIFIMVSLAATLALLGKDSFLKDFSAFILFLLAFFTPWSAINLVDFYCITKERYDIPALSNPDGRYGRWNVMGISIYVFGVLIQMPFISTHFYTGPLVASLGDTDISWIIGLVVPAALYYACAKKWHGAVPEHLILPIEQGAPTEQKTSGTTRAAAV; encoded by the coding sequence ATGGCTTTAGCGAATGATCGTGCAAGCAACAAACCGTTGATCGAAAGGCGTTCGATCGACTACATCCCGGAAGCGGAAAGACACGGTCGTCTCTTGAGTCAATTCACCCTGTGGTTGGGCGCCAACCTGCAGATCACCGCCATTGTCACCGGCGCCCTGGCAGTGGTCCTGGGCGGTGATGTGTTCTGGTCGCTGATCGGCTTGCTGGTCGGTCAGTTGCTGGGGGGCGGGGTCATGGCCCTGCATGCCGCCCAGGGCCCGCAACTGGGGCTGCCGCAGATGATCTCCAGCCGCGTGCAGTTCGGCGTGTACGGTGCGGTGATTCCCCTGGTGCTGGTGTGCCTGATGTACGTCGGCTTTTCCGCCAGCGGTTCGCTGCTGGCGGGGCAGGCTGTGGCGCAACTGCTGCACGTCGAAGACTGGGCCGGCATCTTGCTGTTCGCCGGCTCGATCATGGTCTTCACCATTTTCGGCTACCGGGTCATCCACGGCATCGGGCGGATCGCCAGCGTGCTTGGCGTGGTGGCCTTCATCTACCTGTTCTACAAGCTGCTGGCAGGCAACGACATCGCGGCCCTGCTCGGCAACAAGCATTTTTCCCTGGCCAGCTTCCTGCTGGCGGTATCGCTGTCGGCCTCCTGGCAGATCGCCTTCGGCCCTTATGTGGCGGACTACTCGCGCTACCTGCCGCGCAGCACCTCGGCGGCGAAAACCTTCTGGGCCGTAGGCCTGGGTTCGGTGATCGGGGCCCAGGCCGCGATGGTCTTCGGGGTCTTCGCGGCGGCCCTGGCCGGGTCCCAGTTCGCCCACCACGAGGTGTCGTTCATCGTCAGCCTCGGCGGTACCGGTATCGTCGCCGGCCTGCTGTATTTCGCCGTGGCCTTCGGCAAGGTCACGGTGACCACGCTGAATGCCTACGGCAGCTTCATGTCGATCGCCACCATCATCAGCGGCTTTCGCGGCAGCCGGCATATCGGCAGCGGTGTGCGCCTGTTCTACATCTTCATCATGGTCTCGCTTGCCGCCACCCTGGCACTGTTGGGCAAGGATTCGTTCCTCAAGGATTTCTCCGCCTTCATCCTGTTCCTGCTGGCGTTCTTCACGCCCTGGAGTGCGATCAACCTGGTGGATTTCTACTGCATTACCAAGGAGCGCTATGACATCCCCGCGCTGTCCAATCCGGACGGTCGCTACGGCCGCTGGAATGTCATGGGCATCAGTATCTATGTGTTCGGCGTGCTGATTCAGATGCCGTTCATTTCCACCCACTTCTACACCGGCCCCCTGGTGGCGAGCCTCGGAGATACCGACATCTCCTGGATCATCGGCCTGGTGGTGCCCGCGGCGTTGTACTACGCCTGTGCGAAGAAGTGGCATGGCGCGGTGCCCGAGCACCTGATCCTGCCAATAGAGCAGGGCGCGCCCACCGAACAAAAAACGAGTGGGACCACCCGCGCTGCAGCGGTATGA